A portion of the Carassius auratus strain Wakin unplaced genomic scaffold, ASM336829v1 scaf_tig00215646, whole genome shotgun sequence genome contains these proteins:
- the prr13 gene encoding proline-rich protein 13 — MWPNQGPPYAGPPAAQPPNPAYPAPPNPAYPAMPIPSYPPGPNPIYPPGMNQPTAIPYTTPYQHPFPPAAAGPHPPFPGAGHPCPIPQYGGPPAGMSAPGHKKHKKMKKMKKGHKANKEHKHMKHGKHSSSSSSSSSSDSD; from the exons ATGTGGCCAAATCAAG GACCTCCATACGCAGGACCTCCAGCCGCTCAGCCGCCCAATCCTGCCTATCCTGCCCCTCCAAACCCAGCATATCCAGCCATGCCCATCCCATCCTACCCACCTGGACCCAACCCCATCTATCCGCCCGGCATGAACCAGCCCACAGCCATCCCTTACACCACTCCGTACCAGCACCCGTTCCCCCCCGCCGCGGCTGGGCCGCATCCACCCTTCCCTGGAGCTGGACACCCCTGCCCCATCCCGCAGTATGGGGGTCCCCCGGCCGGGATGAGCGCACCTGGACATAAGAAACacaagaagatgaagaagatgaagaaagGGCATAAAGCTAACAAGGAGCATAAACACATGAAGCACGGCAAG CACTCCtcgagcagcagcagcagcagcagcagtgactCGGACTGA